One genomic region from Athalia rosae chromosome 3, iyAthRosa1.1, whole genome shotgun sequence encodes:
- the LOC105685373 gene encoding uncharacterized protein LOC105685373: MRKDRLIWNKNFTTASTMINTTIFKSAFILLLVQLSRAMPADISSAEEKPEGIDGPLVHSPKPTPTNTGDHYDQRQNGTKNFRIHVDGVLLVVAPAEALLLAGDLDPSSFIGNFGNEGDGESSKPGILTPPAVDAPNKPWSTEETQKPAKQKSRHSHKLWLSSLFGPLLRSVVPKGGEKLR; the protein is encoded by the exons ATGCGTAAGGACAGATTGatctggaataaaaatttcacaacagCCAGCACGATGATAAACACGACGATTTTCAAATCGGCGTTCATTCTACTACTGGTGCAGTTGTCGCGCGCGATGCCTGCAGACATTTCTTCCGCAGAAGAAAAACCCGAAGGAATCGATGGTCCGCTCGTTCATTCTCCGAAACCCACGCCAACGAATACCGGCGATCATTACGATCAGAGgcaaaacggaacgaaaaatttccgcatCCACGTAGACGGTGTCTTACTCGTCGTCGCACCGGCCGAAGCTCTTCTTCTAGCTGGAGATCTCGATCCTTCGTCGTTCATCGGTAATTTTGGTAATGAGGGAGATGGCGAATCTTCGAAACCAGGTATTCTCACTCCACCTGCTGTAGATGCACCAAACAAACCATGGTCTACCGAAGAAACGCAGAAACCggcaaaacaaaaatcgagacacaG TCACAAATTATGGCTGAGCAGTTTGTTCGGACCACTTCTACGGAGCGTCGTACCaaaaggaggggaaaaattgcGTTGA